A section of the Pseudomonas tritici genome encodes:
- a CDS encoding LysR family transcriptional regulator: protein MSETRRDIHPLLNDRLDWNLLRTFRVIGQELSISRAAARLHLTQPAISQALKRLEEQLDCQLIVRRGPRFVLTEAGEQIFAIAGEMYGQVSQMSNALQKPGDEVIGKVRLLMISRINSDTFDEFLAGFHREHPRVDLEVEVMRSSDIVAALLEKTATLGLSLNRRPQPRLEQHLFLRQRYAFFCGRHHPLFGRTGLAEGDLQSENFVSFTSDQIGGMLSPLTIFRDQQGFSGRIVASSSSLEEVRRLVIAGFGLGCLPIHVVAEDVKNGLLWRLPPDEGIADVDIHLLWNREQKMSRAETVFIESLSERLGR, encoded by the coding sequence ATGTCCGAAACCCGCCGCGACATTCACCCCCTGCTCAACGACCGCCTGGACTGGAACCTGCTGCGCACTTTTCGCGTGATCGGCCAGGAGCTGAGCATCAGCCGCGCCGCCGCACGCCTGCACCTGACCCAGCCGGCGATCAGCCAAGCCCTCAAGCGCCTGGAAGAACAACTCGACTGCCAACTCATCGTTCGCCGTGGTCCACGTTTTGTGTTGACCGAGGCCGGTGAACAGATCTTCGCCATTGCCGGCGAGATGTACGGCCAGGTGTCGCAGATGAGCAACGCCCTGCAAAAACCCGGCGATGAAGTGATCGGCAAGGTGCGTTTGCTGATGATCAGCCGGATCAACTCGGACACCTTCGATGAATTTCTCGCGGGCTTTCACCGCGAACACCCTCGGGTAGACCTGGAGGTCGAGGTGATGCGCAGCTCGGACATCGTCGCCGCACTTCTGGAAAAAACTGCAACCCTGGGTTTGAGCCTCAACCGTCGGCCGCAGCCACGCCTGGAGCAGCATCTGTTCCTGCGCCAGCGCTATGCATTTTTCTGCGGCCGGCACCACCCGCTTTTCGGGCGCACCGGTTTGGCGGAGGGGGATTTGCAGTCGGAGAACTTCGTGAGTTTTACCAGCGACCAGATTGGCGGGATGCTGTCGCCGTTGACGATTTTCCGTGATCAACAAGGGTTTAGCGGACGGATCGTGGCGTCCTCCTCAAGCCTTGAAGAAGTGCGTCGGTTGGTGATTGCCGGGTTTGGCTTGGGCTGTTTGCCGATTCATGTGGTGGCGGAGGATGTGAAGAACGGGCTGCTGTGGCGGCTGCCGCCGGATGAGGGGATCGCGGACGTGGATATTCATTTGCTGTGGAATCGGGAACAGAAGATGAGTCGGGCGGAAACGGTGTTTATCGAGAGCCTGTCAGAACGGCTTGGGCGATGA
- a CDS encoding MFS transporter codes for MKPSASPQPRRAAAAAFIGTMIEWYDFYIYATAAALVFGQLFFPSEDKLFSTMAAFGTFAVGFFARPLGGIVFGHIGDRIGRKKSLVITLVMMGVVTVCIGLLPTYAQIGAAAPVMLVLLRVVQGIAVGGEWGGAVLMAGEHAPKGRRNFFASFAQLGSPAGLILSLLAFSAVTRLPEEDLLSWGWRVPFLASALLLVVGLAIRLGVNESPEFLEDKALAEKARAIKKDQAPVVEVLRTAWRPLLLCIGANTLGIAGVYFTNTFMIAYSTQQLGLPRSLILECLFFVAIIQFCVQPLAAWVAEKVGATRFLCAMSVLAMASPYPMFVLVSSGQAPLIILGIALAVVCMASFYAVIAGFVSGLFETRVRYTAISLAYQVCGALAGGLTPLIGTWLAHQYQGQWWPMAVFYSLIAAVSLVCVLALSRRHATAHRHEMAHSV; via the coding sequence ATGAAGCCTTCCGCTTCGCCTCAGCCTCGCCGTGCTGCGGCCGCCGCTTTTATCGGCACCATGATCGAGTGGTACGACTTTTACATCTACGCCACTGCCGCCGCGCTGGTGTTCGGCCAATTGTTTTTCCCCTCCGAAGACAAACTGTTCAGCACCATGGCCGCCTTCGGCACCTTCGCCGTGGGCTTCTTTGCACGGCCATTGGGCGGCATTGTGTTTGGCCATATCGGCGACCGGATCGGGCGCAAGAAGTCCCTCGTCATCACGTTGGTGATGATGGGCGTGGTCACCGTATGTATCGGCCTGTTGCCTACTTACGCCCAGATCGGCGCCGCTGCACCGGTGATGCTGGTTCTGCTGCGCGTTGTGCAAGGTATTGCCGTCGGCGGTGAGTGGGGCGGGGCGGTGTTGATGGCGGGCGAGCATGCGCCGAAAGGTCGGCGTAACTTCTTTGCTTCCTTCGCGCAGTTGGGCAGCCCGGCGGGATTGATCCTGTCGTTGCTGGCGTTCAGCGCGGTCACCCGTTTGCCGGAAGAAGACTTGCTCAGTTGGGGCTGGCGCGTGCCGTTTCTCGCCAGCGCGTTGCTGCTGGTTGTCGGCCTGGCGATTCGCCTGGGCGTGAATGAGTCGCCTGAATTCCTCGAAGACAAAGCCTTGGCCGAAAAAGCGCGAGCCATCAAGAAAGACCAGGCGCCTGTCGTTGAAGTGCTGCGAACCGCCTGGCGCCCGCTGCTGCTGTGCATCGGCGCCAACACCCTGGGTATTGCCGGGGTGTATTTCACCAACACCTTCATGATTGCCTACAGCACTCAGCAACTGGGCCTGCCGCGCTCGCTGATTCTGGAGTGCCTGTTCTTCGTTGCCATCATTCAGTTCTGCGTCCAGCCCCTGGCCGCCTGGGTGGCGGAGAAGGTTGGCGCTACGCGCTTCCTGTGCGCGATGAGCGTATTGGCAATGGCTTCGCCCTACCCGATGTTCGTACTGGTGAGCAGCGGTCAGGCACCGTTGATCATCCTCGGCATCGCCCTGGCGGTGGTGTGCATGGCTTCGTTTTATGCGGTGATCGCAGGCTTTGTCAGCGGCCTGTTTGAAACCCGCGTGCGCTACACCGCGATCTCCCTGGCATACCAGGTGTGCGGTGCGCTGGCCGGTGGGCTCACCCCGTTGATTGGCACTTGGCTGGCCCATCAATACCAAGGCCAATGGTGGCCCATGGCTGTGTTTTATAGCCTGATCGCGGCGGTGTCGCTGGTGTGTGTACTGGCGTTGTCGCGCCGCCATGCCACCGCTCACCGTCATGAAATGGCTCATAGCGTTTGA